Proteins encoded by one window of Cylindrospermum stagnale PCC 7417:
- a CDS encoding iron-containing alcohol dehydrogenase, which translates to MKNFAFYNPVKILFGKGQIANIAAEIPADAKILITYGGGSIKANGVYDQVKSALAGRNVFEFGGIEPNPHLETLLKAVELIRKEGIDFLLAVGGGSVVDGTKFIAAAVFFEGDPWDILAKNAPVTAALPFGAVLTLPATGSEMNDGSVVTKWETKDKLFFASSQVFPRFSVLDPETTYSLPPRQIGNGIVDAYTHVMEQYLTYPANAPLQDRMAESILKTLIEEGPKTLANPQDYDARANLVWSATMALNGLIGAGVPQDWTTHMIGHELTALHGLDHAQTLAVVLPSTLTIRRDRKWQKLLQYAERVWGIVDGDQEQRVNDAIAKTRNFFESVGVRTRLSDYGVGLDSIPAIIKNLEKHGMTALGEYEDVNPQVVEQILALCA; encoded by the coding sequence ATGAAAAACTTTGCTTTTTACAATCCAGTTAAAATCCTGTTTGGTAAAGGTCAAATCGCCAATATTGCTGCGGAAATTCCGGCAGATGCCAAAATTCTCATCACCTACGGCGGCGGTAGCATCAAAGCCAATGGCGTCTATGACCAAGTAAAATCGGCGTTAGCTGGCCGGAATGTCTTTGAGTTTGGCGGAATTGAACCAAATCCTCATCTAGAAACTCTCTTAAAAGCAGTTGAGTTAATCCGGAAAGAAGGTATCGATTTTCTATTAGCTGTAGGTGGCGGTTCTGTTGTTGATGGGACTAAATTTATTGCTGCTGCGGTGTTCTTTGAAGGCGACCCTTGGGATATCTTGGCAAAGAACGCACCTGTGACTGCGGCTTTACCCTTCGGTGCGGTGTTGACCCTCCCAGCTACCGGTTCGGAAATGAATGACGGCTCGGTTGTTACCAAGTGGGAAACCAAAGATAAGTTATTTTTCGCTAGTTCCCAGGTGTTTCCTCGCTTCTCTGTTCTCGACCCGGAGACAACTTACTCCCTACCTCCAAGGCAAATTGGCAACGGCATTGTTGATGCTTACACTCATGTGATGGAACAGTATTTGACTTATCCAGCAAATGCGCCACTGCAAGACCGGATGGCGGAGTCAATACTGAAAACCCTGATAGAAGAAGGGCCAAAAACCTTGGCTAATCCTCAAGATTATGATGCGCGGGCAAATTTGGTGTGGTCGGCAACGATGGCGCTAAATGGTCTAATTGGTGCAGGTGTACCCCAAGATTGGACAACGCACATGATTGGCCATGAGTTGACGGCGTTGCATGGGTTAGATCATGCTCAAACTTTGGCGGTTGTGTTACCTAGCACCCTGACCATTAGACGCGATCGCAAATGGCAAAAGCTGCTACAGTATGCTGAAAGGGTTTGGGGCATCGTCGATGGCGATCAAGAACAACGGGTTAATGATGCGATCGCTAAAACTCGCAACTTCTTTGAGTCTGTAGGTGTCCGCACTCGTTTATCTGACTATGGTGTTGGACTCGATAGCATTCCAGCAATCATCAAGAATTTAGAAAAGCATGGTATGACAGCTTTAGGCGAATACGAAGATGTTAATCCTCAAGTAGTCGAGCAGATTTTAGCTCTCTGTGCCTAG
- a CDS encoding Crp/Fnr family transcriptional regulator: MLSPVVTLSIFQKQPGPKAFSAGDIIFEEGQPGDLMYGILEGEVEVVVNNQVVETIAASEVFGAGVLVGVKNRTYTAIAKTDCKLAYIDESAFLFAVQETPTFALKVMKSYSERLSRVEHQLSSL, from the coding sequence ATGTTAAGTCCTGTAGTAACGCTGAGTATCTTTCAAAAACAACCAGGACCTAAAGCCTTTTCGGCAGGTGACATTATCTTTGAAGAAGGACAACCTGGTGATTTGATGTACGGAATTTTGGAAGGAGAGGTTGAGGTAGTTGTCAATAACCAAGTTGTGGAGACAATTGCAGCCAGCGAAGTTTTTGGTGCGGGGGTACTGGTGGGGGTAAAAAATAGAACTTATACCGCTATTGCTAAGACTGACTGCAAGCTGGCTTATATTGATGAATCTGCGTTTCTCTTTGCTGTTCAGGAAACACCCACTTTTGCGCTGAAGGTGATGAAGAGTTATTCTGAACGCCTAAGCCGTGTGGAACATCAGCTTTCCAGTTTATAA
- a CDS encoding acyl-CoA thioesterase, translated as MLVTNNLHRPLEIELVIPVRTYDIDFVGIVSNIVYIRWLEDLRLKFLDEHWQLGQQLEQGYAPILAGTQIEYKQPIKLNDKVIGRLWLSKLGQLKWTVQAEILSNNKLAAIAIQKGAFVSLENGRPVPIPMKMQNKYAESQQVI; from the coding sequence ATGTTAGTAACTAACAACTTACACAGACCATTAGAAATAGAATTAGTCATACCTGTCAGGACATACGATATTGATTTTGTGGGGATTGTCAGCAACATTGTTTATATCAGATGGCTAGAGGATTTACGCCTAAAGTTTTTAGATGAACACTGGCAACTTGGGCAACAACTAGAGCAGGGATATGCACCGATTTTGGCAGGTACTCAAATTGAATATAAACAACCAATTAAGCTGAACGACAAAGTAATTGGGCGTTTATGGCTAAGTAAATTAGGGCAACTAAAGTGGACTGTGCAAGCCGAAATTTTATCTAACAACAAATTGGCAGCGATAGCTATTCAAAAAGGTGCATTTGTCAGTTTAGAAAACGGTCGCCCTGTTCCTATTCCAATGAAAATGCAGAATAAATATGCTGAGTCTCAGCAAGTTATTTAG
- a CDS encoding glutathione S-transferase family protein has translation MLKFYYNPISPNARRVWITLLEKEIPFEPILMNLDGDQLKPDFLAINPFHHIPVVIDNGFRLVECLAILDYLEAKHPKPALLPQEPQALATVKMVQMLTANELFPQVISLICESENSPQFAKAKQHIDTVLKFFTELLGNSPYFGSEQLTLADIVAGNAVLSLPNLGFTLDDYPEINKWSQRLMQRPVWQKTKLSDEDFAQFKRRVRVLVKLRRREFSRGKTAK, from the coding sequence ATGCTGAAATTCTACTACAATCCCATTTCGCCCAATGCTCGCCGTGTATGGATAACCTTACTTGAAAAAGAGATTCCCTTTGAACCAATTTTAATGAACTTGGATGGAGACCAATTAAAACCAGACTTTTTAGCAATTAATCCGTTTCACCATATTCCGGTTGTCATCGATAATGGTTTTCGTTTGGTAGAATGTTTGGCAATTCTAGACTATTTAGAAGCCAAGCACCCGAAACCTGCATTGTTACCTCAAGAACCTCAGGCATTAGCAACAGTTAAAATGGTGCAAATGCTCACAGCTAATGAATTATTTCCTCAAGTAATTTCTCTAATTTGTGAAAGTGAAAACTCGCCACAATTTGCCAAAGCAAAGCAGCATATCGATACAGTACTGAAATTTTTTACAGAGTTATTGGGTAACTCACCTTACTTTGGTAGCGAACAGTTAACCCTAGCAGATATTGTTGCTGGCAATGCTGTGCTTTCTTTACCTAATTTGGGTTTTACTCTTGATGATTACCCTGAGATAAATAAATGGTCTCAGCGCTTGATGCAGCGTCCAGTATGGCAGAAAACTAAATTGAGCGATGAAGATTTTGCACAATTCAAGCGGCGAGTAAGAGTTTTGGTGAAGTTGCGTAGACGTGAGTTTAGTCGGGGAAAAACTGCAAAATAG
- a CDS encoding murein hydrolase activator EnvC family protein, with protein MRAPFLGKKRIFYWLHLALCCILCLNLTISPVYAAPASVDNLRQQQQQIKQQRQNVVKERDRLTNLQQEAQKNFTGIQQNLQTTNSQIQDSELRLRLANARLQQLEADLVTAESLYQERQIATVARLRFIQRSPASQGWAVLLQSQDISDFISRRHQLKLVYQADQKILVKLTEQANLLTQQKTDVEGQKNEIALIRQQLLVQKADYQTQGELQAELIQRLNSDRLALTAAQNQLDKDSQSLEVVIQQKVAEAKAREEAEAQAKTGSKSVIIRGTGAFAYPSDASTSSSFGWRVHPILGYRRFHSGLDFAAGYGSTIRAADSGTVIFAGWYGGYGRAVIINHGRGMTTLYAHSSELYVSEGQSVQRGQAIAAVGSTGFSTGPHLHFEVRRNGTPVNPADFL; from the coding sequence ATGAGAGCGCCATTTTTAGGAAAAAAGAGAATTTTTTACTGGTTGCATCTGGCATTGTGCTGCATTCTGTGCTTGAACTTGACAATATCGCCAGTATATGCTGCTCCAGCTTCAGTTGATAATCTGCGACAACAGCAGCAACAAATTAAGCAGCAGCGGCAGAATGTAGTTAAGGAACGCGATCGCTTAACTAATCTGCAACAAGAAGCGCAAAAGAACTTCACAGGTATCCAGCAAAATCTGCAAACGACTAATAGCCAGATTCAAGACAGCGAGTTACGCTTACGCCTAGCTAATGCACGCCTCCAGCAGTTAGAAGCTGATTTAGTGACGGCGGAAAGTTTATATCAAGAACGGCAAATAGCAACGGTGGCACGTTTGCGCTTTATTCAGCGATCGCCAGCTTCTCAAGGATGGGCTGTTTTGCTGCAAAGCCAAGATATCAGTGATTTTATCAGCCGTCGTCATCAGTTGAAGTTGGTTTATCAGGCAGATCAAAAGATTTTGGTGAAACTGACTGAACAAGCAAACTTGTTAACTCAGCAGAAAACTGATGTGGAAGGGCAAAAAAACGAAATTGCCTTGATTAGGCAGCAATTATTGGTGCAAAAAGCCGATTATCAAACTCAGGGAGAGTTACAAGCCGAATTGATTCAACGCCTAAATAGCGATCGCCTCGCGTTGACAGCAGCGCAAAACCAACTAGATAAAGATTCCCAAAGTCTGGAAGTTGTGATTCAACAAAAGGTAGCCGAAGCCAAAGCTAGAGAAGAAGCAGAAGCGCAAGCCAAAACCGGCAGCAAAAGCGTGATAATTCGCGGAACTGGGGCGTTTGCATATCCCAGCGACGCATCCACTAGCAGTTCCTTTGGTTGGCGGGTTCATCCCATTCTCGGTTATCGTCGCTTTCATTCAGGGTTGGATTTTGCTGCTGGTTATGGTAGTACAATTCGGGCAGCAGATTCAGGAACAGTGATTTTTGCCGGCTGGTATGGTGGTTATGGCAGGGCTGTAATTATCAATCACGGCAGAGGCATGACGACACTTTATGCACACAGCAGCGAGTTGTACGTTTCTGAAGGACAATCTGTACAACGGGGACAAGCGATCGCTGCTGTCGGTTCCACAGGTTTTTCCACAGGCCCCCACCTGCATTTTGAAGTGCGTCGCAATGGTACACCTGTTAATCCTGCTGATTTTCTCTAA
- a CDS encoding phytanoyl-CoA dioxygenase family protein → MTEFERYLFDLQGFLIIENALNIDQIAALQAILDQQIVRKNDSEASFLRFDSLLPWGKPFRELIDQPRITPYLSELLGEQFRLDHDYVHIIRQGIGPIGCHLHGGGTPYDPCQYYLFKNGRIYNGLTAVAYELNDVHPGEGGFGCVPGSHKSNLPFPKEWFDLQSPSACVQAVTVKAGSAIIFTEALTHGTLPWRGENERRTLFYKYSPQPSAWARYYYNSDDYPDLTASQRQILQKPGVYP, encoded by the coding sequence ATGACTGAGTTTGAACGTTATCTATTTGACTTACAAGGCTTCTTGATAATTGAAAATGCACTCAACATTGACCAAATTGCAGCCCTTCAGGCAATACTAGATCAGCAGATTGTCCGCAAAAATGACTCAGAAGCATCATTTTTGCGTTTCGATAGTCTGCTGCCTTGGGGCAAGCCTTTCCGAGAGTTAATAGATCAACCCCGCATCACTCCCTATTTATCAGAATTGCTGGGAGAGCAATTTCGCCTAGATCATGACTATGTTCACATCATCCGTCAAGGTATTGGCCCCATTGGCTGCCATCTGCATGGAGGTGGAACTCCCTATGATCCTTGCCAGTATTACCTGTTCAAAAATGGCAGAATCTATAATGGCTTAACTGCCGTTGCTTACGAGCTAAATGATGTGCATCCGGGAGAAGGGGGATTTGGCTGCGTTCCTGGTAGCCACAAGAGTAATCTGCCTTTCCCAAAAGAATGGTTTGACCTCCAGTCTCCTAGTGCTTGTGTACAGGCGGTAACTGTCAAGGCAGGAAGTGCCATTATATTTACTGAAGCTTTAACTCACGGTACTCTTCCCTGGCGAGGTGAAAATGAGCGCCGGACACTGTTTTATAAATATTCCCCTCAGCCATCTGCTTGGGCAAGGTATTACTATAATTCTGACGATTACCCCGATTTGACTGCATCTCAACGGCAAATTCTCCAGAAGCCTGGAGTTTATCCATGA
- a CDS encoding type II toxin-antitoxin system VapC family toxin: MNGRFLLDTNIIIALFQRDTSVQENIAQTEQVFVSSTVVGELYYGVYKSRRVTANLTRIEEFVAKTSVLECDLVTAQQYGEIKNFLREKGRPIPENDIWIAAVTKQYELTLVSRDKHFSEIDGLFLVSW, from the coding sequence ATGAATGGTAGGTTTTTGTTAGACACTAATATCATTATTGCTCTGTTTCAGAGGGATACATCAGTTCAGGAAAACATAGCGCAAACTGAACAGGTGTTTGTATCCAGTACTGTGGTGGGTGAACTTTACTATGGTGTCTATAAGTCTAGACGAGTGACAGCTAACTTAACACGCATAGAGGAATTTGTTGCTAAAACTTCTGTACTTGAGTGTGACCTAGTTACAGCCCAGCAATATGGGGAAATCAAAAATTTTCTCAGAGAGAAGGGACGACCAATTCCTGAGAATGATATTTGGATTGCTGCTGTTACCAAGCAGTATGAATTAACTTTAGTATCACGGGATAAGCACTTCAGCGAAATTGACGGGTTGTTCTTGGTAAGTTGGTAA
- the trmFO gene encoding FADH(2)-oxidizing methylenetetrahydrofolate--tRNA-(uracil(54)-C(5))-methyltransferase TrmFO translates to MEQQPIQVIGGGLAGTEAAWQIAQAGVPVILHEMRPKRFSPAHHTEHLAELVCSNSFGAMASDRAAGLLHEELRQLNSIVIAKADEHAVPAGGALAVDRGQFGQDLTETLSSHPLVEFRRGEVPTVPEGIVVLASGPLTSPDLAEDLRRFTGMEYLSFFDAASPIIVGESINQDIAFMASRYDKGEAAYLNCPMNKEQYLHFREELCKAEQIELKGFERETAKFFEACLPIEELAHRGEDTMRYGPLKPVGLSDSRTGERPYAVIQLRQEDKAGQLWNMVGFQTNLRWGEQKRIFQLIPGLENAEFVRLGVMHRNTFLNAPQLMSTTLQFKQRPTLLAAGQLIGTEGYTAAAAGGCLAGINAARLALGKEPLSLPPTTMMGALFEFISSASPKHFQPMPPNFGIVPDLGVRTKSKPEKYGKYRDRSLADLASWKTANLAV, encoded by the coding sequence ATGGAACAACAACCGATACAAGTGATTGGAGGTGGATTAGCTGGGACAGAAGCAGCGTGGCAAATAGCCCAAGCTGGAGTGCCGGTAATTCTCCATGAAATGCGCCCTAAACGTTTTAGCCCCGCTCACCATACAGAACATTTGGCAGAATTAGTCTGTAGTAATTCTTTTGGGGCAATGGCAAGCGATCGCGCGGCAGGATTATTACATGAAGAACTACGCCAGCTTAATTCCATCGTCATTGCCAAAGCTGATGAACACGCAGTCCCCGCTGGTGGGGCGTTAGCGGTGGATAGAGGACAATTTGGCCAAGATTTGACAGAAACACTTTCCAGCCATCCTCTAGTTGAATTTCGCCGGGGAGAAGTACCGACTGTTCCCGAAGGAATTGTGGTTTTGGCAAGTGGCCCTTTAACCAGTCCCGACTTAGCAGAAGATTTACGCCGCTTCACCGGGATGGAATATCTCAGCTTTTTTGATGCTGCTAGCCCGATTATTGTCGGTGAATCGATCAATCAGGATATTGCTTTCATGGCTTCTCGCTATGATAAAGGCGAAGCGGCTTATCTCAATTGCCCGATGAATAAAGAGCAATATCTGCACTTTCGGGAAGAACTCTGCAAAGCTGAACAAATTGAACTTAAGGGTTTTGAACGGGAAACGGCGAAATTTTTTGAAGCCTGTCTGCCCATAGAAGAACTGGCGCATCGGGGAGAAGATACCATGCGTTATGGCCCCTTGAAGCCAGTAGGATTGTCTGACAGCCGCACGGGAGAGCGTCCTTATGCTGTGATTCAGCTGCGCCAAGAAGACAAAGCCGGTCAACTTTGGAATATGGTAGGATTTCAAACTAATCTGCGTTGGGGTGAGCAAAAACGCATATTTCAGTTAATTCCCGGTTTGGAAAATGCCGAATTTGTGCGGTTAGGTGTGATGCACCGCAATACTTTTCTGAATGCACCGCAGCTGATGTCTACAACTCTGCAATTTAAGCAGCGTCCGACTTTGTTAGCTGCTGGGCAGTTGATTGGCACTGAAGGCTACACCGCAGCGGCTGCGGGTGGCTGCTTGGCGGGAATTAATGCTGCACGGCTAGCTTTGGGCAAAGAACCATTGAGTCTGCCACCGACAACAATGATGGGGGCGCTGTTTGAGTTCATCAGTTCAGCTTCGCCTAAGCATTTCCAACCAATGCCGCCTAATTTTGGGATTGTGCCAGATTTGGGTGTGAGAACCAAAAGTAAACCCGAAAAATACGGAAAATATCGCGATCGCTCTTTGGCTGATTTGGCAAGTTGGAAAACAGCCAATTTAGCCGTTTAG
- a CDS encoding sodium-dependent bicarbonate transport family permease, which produces MDVSLIVSNILNPPVLAFFMGMLAVFVKSDLEIPPPIPKLFSLYLLFAIGFKGGVELVKSGISQEVILSLLAAVFMACIVPVYTFFILKIKLDVYNAAAIASTYGSISAVTFITASSFLTQLGIPFDGYMVAALALMESPAIIIGLILVNVFTANEGKREFVWSEVLREAFLNSSVFLLIGSLVMGLLTGEHGWVVLKPFTQDMFYGVLTFFLLDMGLLAAQRIKDLQKTGVFLILFAILIPIVNAAIALAIAKIIGMPQGDTLLFAVLCASASYIAVPAAMRLTVPEANPSLYVSTALAVTFPFNIIVGIPLYLYGINIFWS; this is translated from the coding sequence ATGGATGTCAGCTTGATTGTGTCTAACATCTTGAATCCACCTGTCTTGGCATTCTTCATGGGGATGCTGGCGGTTTTTGTCAAGTCGGATCTAGAAATTCCCCCACCAATCCCTAAGCTATTCTCCCTTTATTTATTATTTGCCATTGGGTTTAAGGGCGGTGTGGAACTGGTTAAAAGTGGCATCAGTCAGGAAGTGATTCTCAGTCTTTTGGCAGCCGTTTTCATGGCGTGTATTGTCCCCGTTTATACGTTCTTTATTCTGAAAATCAAACTTGACGTTTATAATGCAGCCGCGATCGCATCTACCTATGGTTCAATCAGTGCTGTGACCTTTATTACGGCTAGTTCCTTCCTGACGCAACTGGGCATACCCTTTGATGGCTATATGGTAGCAGCCCTGGCCTTGATGGAATCTCCAGCAATTATCATCGGTCTGATCTTGGTAAATGTCTTCACGGCTAATGAAGGTAAGCGAGAGTTTGTTTGGTCAGAAGTTTTACGAGAAGCTTTCCTCAATAGTTCCGTGTTTCTGCTAATTGGTAGCCTGGTGATGGGACTCCTGACTGGAGAACATGGTTGGGTGGTGTTGAAACCCTTTACACAGGATATGTTTTACGGCGTCCTCACGTTCTTTTTGTTAGATATGGGACTGCTGGCTGCCCAAAGAATCAAAGATTTGCAAAAAACAGGTGTTTTTCTGATCTTGTTTGCCATCCTCATCCCCATTGTCAACGCCGCGATTGCCCTAGCGATCGCTAAAATTATTGGTATGCCTCAGGGGGATACCCTTTTATTCGCTGTGCTGTGTGCCAGTGCTTCTTACATCGCAGTCCCCGCAGCTATGCGGCTAACTGTTCCCGAAGCCAACCCTAGTTTGTATGTTTCCACTGCCTTAGCAGTGACATTCCCTTTCAATATTATTGTGGGTATCCCACTTTATTTATACGGCATCAATATATTTTGGAGTTGA
- a CDS encoding P-II family nitrogen regulator, with amino-acid sequence MRLVKRIEIFANYVELGKILESLEKSGIPGHTVIKNVTGKGRGGTASDDFAMTLLDNIYIIAFFPPEKLPLVEVNIRNTLNKFGGTCFISDAMELETTKCVS; translated from the coding sequence ATGCGGTTAGTTAAACGGATAGAAATCTTTGCTAATTATGTCGAACTCGGTAAAATTTTAGAGTCTTTAGAAAAGTCAGGCATACCAGGACATACAGTGATTAAGAATGTGACTGGCAAAGGTAGGGGGGGAACAGCCAGCGATGATTTCGCCATGACATTGCTAGACAACATTTATATTATCGCTTTCTTTCCTCCTGAAAAATTACCGCTGGTGGAAGTAAATATTAGAAACACTCTAAATAAGTTTGGTGGGACTTGCTTTATTTCCGATGCCATGGAACTGGAAACAACCAAGTGTGTTAGTTAA
- a CDS encoding TetR/AcrR family transcriptional regulator has product MSKGDETKTRILQQAAELFNQQGYAGASISDIMRVTGLQKGGIYNHFKNKDELALQAFEFAVASVSQHTRAVLRSKRHAVERLLGIIDVFRSFVDNPPIKGGCPLLNTAVESDDTHPALRELAQQAMNSWRHLICLIINKGIDQGEIRPDVDADQVATIMIATLEGAMMMSKLYGDTIHMERAVNHLNEYIKTHL; this is encoded by the coding sequence ATGTCTAAAGGTGACGAAACAAAAACTAGAATTCTTCAACAAGCGGCTGAACTGTTTAACCAACAGGGATATGCAGGAGCGTCAATTTCTGACATTATGCGTGTAACTGGATTACAGAAAGGAGGAATTTACAATCACTTCAAAAACAAAGATGAGTTAGCACTACAGGCTTTTGAGTTTGCAGTTGCCAGTGTCAGTCAGCATACTAGAGCAGTATTGCGAAGCAAACGCCATGCAGTTGAACGCCTTTTAGGAATCATTGATGTATTTCGTAGCTTTGTAGATAATCCACCGATTAAAGGAGGGTGTCCACTGTTAAATACTGCTGTTGAAAGTGATGATACTCATCCTGCACTGCGAGAACTTGCTCAACAAGCGATGAACTCTTGGCGGCATCTAATTTGTTTAATTATTAACAAAGGAATTGATCAAGGTGAAATTCGCCCTGATGTCGATGCTGATCAAGTTGCAACTATCATGATTGCCACCCTAGAAGGAGCGATGATGATGAGCAAGTTATATGGAGATACAATTCACATGGAAAGAGCAGTTAATCACCTAAATGAGTATATAAAAACTCACCTTTAG
- a CDS encoding DUF2281 domain-containing protein produces MQSIQEKIVEKIQLLPEEALTQVLDLVESLTQKTPKKPVGVPGKQLLQFAGSIRADDLELMAKAIEADCGKVDLDEW; encoded by the coding sequence GTGCAATCAATTCAAGAAAAGATTGTAGAAAAAATACAACTCCTACCCGAAGAGGCTCTAACTCAAGTGCTGGATTTAGTAGAGTCTTTAACCCAGAAGACTCCAAAAAAGCCTGTAGGTGTCCCAGGTAAACAACTGTTGCAATTTGCTGGGTCGATTAGAGCAGATGACTTAGAACTGATGGCAAAGGCAATTGAGGCAGACTGCGGTAAGGTTGATTTAGATGAATGGTAG